GGGGCACGAAGGGATAGCGACGGTGGTCTCGGTCGGAGAGGGGATCCGGGACTCGTTCTCGCCGGGGGATGCTGTCGTGATCAACCCCACCCATCCGAACGATCCGGGTTTCCTCCTCGGACACAACGTGGACGGGTTGTTGCAGCGACGGACCCTCGTGCCCGCCACCGCGATACGAGCGGGCTTGGTCCTCGGACTGGATCGGCGCCCCGAAGCCGAGCTCGCCGCGCTGGTGGAGCCACTGGCGGTGGTCAACTACGCGCTACGGGCGCTGAGCCGGTTTCGGCCGTCGACACTGCTGGTGGTCGGGGACGGAACCATCGGGCAGCTGGCCGTTCGCTCAGCCGCAAGATGGGCGACGACCGTGAAGCGGACCGTGTTGGTGCACCACGGTGAATCGGGCAGGCAGTGGACACTGCGCTCCGGACTTCCACCCGATGACTCTCTCGTGGACGGCGAGGATATGACGGGGATGCTGCGCGAGGGGCCGGTCGGAGTCCTACTGGCCACCCCGAGGGAGAGCACGGGGCCTTGCCTGGAACGAGTGCTGCGTTCCGTCGGAGACGGTTCGGTCATCGACGTCATCGGCGGAGTACCCCCCGGACTTACCGTGAAAAGCCTTCCCGGAACCGATCTGGCGGGAATCCGGGCGGCGAACCTCGCCGGGCGACCCGATGTCCCCTTGACTGCCGAACGCACCGCGACAACGGGAAGTCGGATCAACTTGTTCGGCCATCGGGGGGTGTCCAACGCTCACCTCGGCACGGCTGTCTCCGAACTGGTCCGCAGTCCGGAGCGGTACCGGGAGCTGATCACCCATATCGGGGATCTCGAATACGCGTCACGAATCATGAGCGACCTCGCCCGCGGCAACGAGCGAATCGCCGATGGCCGAAGAGTGATCAAGCTGGCTGTCCGGGTGACACCGACCTGTCGAAAAGGAGACGACTGATGACGCAGTCCGATGACGAATCCCCCGCGGGGAAGCGCGCCCTGGTTGTCGGCGGCTCCACCGGTATCGGCAGGGGAATAGCCGACGCCTGGGCCGCCGAAGGAATGGATGTCGTCGTACTCAGCCGAAGTGAACCCTCCGACGCGTCGAGCTCGAACCTTCGCTGGGAACCGTTGGATCTCCTCGATGCCGCGAAGACGAAGGAGCGGCTCGCCGACCTCGCGGTCGATCCGTTGTTGGCGGTGTGTTTCTCCGCCGTCGACTACGGGGCGAAGCGCGCTCCGCTCGGCGAGGTCACCGAAGCGGAATGGCGAACCCAGTTCGAGATAAACCTCCACGGGTTGTGGCTGACCCTGAGCGCGACGCTGCCCGCGTTGCGTGCCTCAGCTCCGGGGCTCTTCGTGGGGGTTTCCTCCGAAGTCGTCCACAACGCCGGACCGATGCGGTCCGGCTACGCCGCGACGAAGGCGGCAGGGTCGGCCCTGCTCGATTCGGTTCGGTTGGAGGAGAGCACGGACGAGATCCGGATCGTTCAGGTGCTGCCCGAGGGGATGGTGGACACCCCCGGCATACGCCGCAGGCGGTCCTCGGATTTCGACTTCAGCTCCTACATGACTCCCGACACCTTCGCGCCGCTCGCCGCTGAGCTCGTGCGAACCAGGGGAGCCGAATTCCAGGGAGACAGCCTCGTGGTCGGTTCCGGAGGCGACTGGCGTTCGCTGTCCTCGGGGACTCCCGTCTCGCAGAGTCGGAGAGCGGGATCGTGACCGGCGGGAATCCAGCGATCGGGCTGGCCGAGTGGCGTCTGCCGGTTCGTGGGGCCGAAGCGGTCGAGCTGGCCGCCTCCTACGGTGTCCGGGGGATCCAACTCGACTTCGGAGGTTCGGGGCGTGGGGTGCCGCTGGACACCCCCGGTAGGGCGCGCTCGCTTCGCCGGGAAGCCAACGGTTCGGGAGTCGAGTTGTTGGCGGTGGCGGGAAACCTGCTCAACGACATCGGCCTCACCGCGCCGGAGAGAAGCCGGGCGGCACGGAGTGCCCGCGGTGCGGTGATCGCGTTGCTCGACTCGGCCGTGTCTCTCGGCGTGCGACTGGTCCTTGTGCCGAGCTTTCGTGCCAGCACGATCGACGGTCCGGAAGAGTTGGAGCGGACGGTCAGCGTACTGCGGTGGGCGGCCGAGGAGGCTCGGACCCGGAACCTGGTGCTGGCCAACGAGAACGTGCTGTCGCCCACGACGGCGGTCGAACTGTTCGAGCGGGTCGGATCGGACTCGTTCAGGCTCGTGCTGGACACCGGGAACCCGGACGTGGAAGGGACGGACGTACCGGGACTCGTCCGAACCCTGGGGCCGCGTATCGCGGACCAGGTTCACCTGAAGGACGGGCCGCTCGGACTCGGAGACGAGTGGCGTGGTTCCGGAGAAATCCGCGCCACTGAACTGTCGCGCGCATTCGCGCGAAGCGGGATATCGGTGAACTGGCTGATTCTCGAGAACGACTATCGCGTCGCCGATCCCCGTGTGATCGGCCTCGATGTAGCGGCCGCTCGTCGGTTCGCGGATCGGATTGTTCCAACCAAGACCGGAGACAGCGGGTGATGCACGTGTTTCTGAGTTTCTCCGCCCTGTTGTTCGACATGGACGGTACGTTGGTCGACTCAACGGTCGTGGTCGAACGCACTTGGCGACGTTTCGCCCGTAGGCACGGTATCGACGCCTCGGAAGTGCTGGCCGACGCGCATGGGCGCCCCACCGGTGAGACCGTGCTGCGTTTCGCCCCCGACGGGGTGGACGTGGCGCGTGAGACCGCGACCCTCGTGGCCGAGGAAGTCGAGGACATCGAGGGTGTGGTTCAGGTGCCGGGGGCGGCGGAGTTCCTTCGCCGCGTTCCCGAATCCCGCATGGCGGTGGTTACTTCAGCCAGCCGCGAGCTGGCCGTACGGCGAATGGAGGCAGCGGGTGTACCACTCCCGAGCGTACTGGTGACCGCCGACGACATCTCCTCCGGAAAACCGGACCCCGAGGGCTACCTCAAGGCGGCGGAACTGCTGGGAGTGCCGCCGTCCTCCACGGTCGTGTTCGAGGACGCCGAATCCGGCCTGTTGGCAGCGGAGGCGGCCGGCGCGACTCCGGTGGTCGTGGGATCCCACGACCGCGCCTCCGCCGCGGGACGTATCGGAATAAGGGATTTCCACGCGATAAGTGTCGCCGGATTCGACGAGGACGAGCGGGTCGGAATATCGTTCGAATGATTACTCGAATTCTGCCTGTTCGGTTCCGCTGAGTCGGACCGATCGTTGAGGTCGGTGACGATTCTTCGCATGGATTGACTCGTAAACCCTTTGTGGGGAGACATGACCCAAAAAACATCTTCCGGTCGGCTGCCGACTGCCACGGTTTCTCTCGTGTTGGAATCTCCGGGACGGCTCGCGCATCGCAGTTTGCCAGTGCACGAGCCCGCGCCGGGCCATTGTCTCGTCGCGGTGGAACACGTCGGTCTCTGCGGCACGGATCTGGGTTTCTACACGGGTACCAGTAGCTACCTGCACACTGGTCGCAAGAGCTATCCGTTCGTACTCGGCCACGAGTGGAGCGGAGAAGTCGTCCTCACCGGCGAGGGCGTTACCGGCCTGCGGGAAGGCGATCGGGTGTCCGGGCACAACTTCAGACGTTGTGGAAGCTGTGCCGTTTGTGCGGCGGGCGGGACCTTTCACTGCCCGTACCGCACCGAGATGGGGGTTGTCGGCGAGGAGCCGGGCGCCGCCTCGGAGTATCTCTCCGTGCCCGCCGAGACGGTCCACCGGATCCCGGACGGAGTCGGTAATCGTGCTGCTGCCCTGCTGGAGCCGTGCTCCGCATCGGTACACGCCCTGCGACGGCTCGCGGTTTCCGGAGCGGACAGCGTCGCGATCCTCGGAGCCGGAACACTCGGCTTGGCGGCCGCCCAGTTGGCCGTTTCGCGAGGCGCGAGTGTGACGGTTCTCGACCCCAACCCCCGGCTCGCCTCCCTGGCAGCCGAACTGGGGACAGACCGCGTCGCGGATCCCGACGAGGTGCGCAGCGGTAACTACGACGTGGTTGTCGAGGCATCCGGTGCGAGCGAGGCGGTGCGTCAAGCGATCCGGCTCTGCGGCCAGAACGCCCGGTTGGCGCAACTCGGTACGCCCCACGGGCCGGTCGATGCCGTCCCCGTCGACGAAGCGGTGGGGAAGAACCTGGTGACGCACAATGTTCTGTCCGGCGCGGACCACTGGCCGCAATTACTGGAAGAGGTCGCTTCGGGAAATCTCCGGTTGGAACCGATGGTAGATCGAGAGTTCTCTTTCCACGAAGCGGACAAGGCATTCGAAAGGCTGAACGACAGCGGGCGGGACCGTCCGAAAGTTCTGCTGAATATCCGTTGAAATGCATATCACGAACGGGGCTGAAATGCGTGCGGTAAGAATCGAGGAAACCGGGGATCCGGAGGTTGTCGGTATCGAGCGGGTCGAGGACCCCGCTGTCGGTGCCGGTGACGTTCTGATCGAGGTGGTAGCCGCCGGGGTGAACCCGATAGATGTGGCGACGCGAAACGGCACGGTGCCGACCGACCTCCCGGCCGTGCTGGGGTGGGACGTCTCCGGGACGGTGCGCGATGCGGGTGAGGACGTGACGCGGTTCGGCGTGGGGGATCCGGTCATAGCCATGTCCGCGCAGGCAGCCACCGGACGGGGAACCCACGCCGAGTACGTGGCGCTGCCCGAGAGTCTCCTGGCGCCCGCACCACGTGAGCTCGATCAGGTGGAAGCGGCTGCCTTGCCGTTGGCGGGACTGACCGCTTCCCAGACCGTGACCGAGCTCGGTTCTCCCTCCAACGGCGCGGAGGAATTGCTGGTGGTGGGGGCACAGGGCGCGGTGGGCAGCCTCGTGGTTCAACTGGCCCGGCTGAACGGCTGGCGGATCTCGACCTTCGTGCGGCCGAGCGACGTGACCCGGAAGCCGCCCCGGGGTGTGCTGCGCCAGTACTCCGAGGAACATCCACCACCTCCCGCCGGTTTCTCCGCGGTCGTCGACACCGCGGGAGTCCCGGAACACCTCCGGTCGGTGTGCGACGAGGGGAGGTACCTCACGACGACACCGTTCGCGCAACCGGAACCGAGTCGAGGAGTGCGGATCGTGCTGATCGGTGTGGAACAGGACGGTGACGAACTCGCCCGACTCGGAACTCTCGTCGACGAGGGAAGTATCGAACCGGGTAAACCCTCGGCTGTCGTCGACTTCGAGCGAGCGGACTGGGCGCATCGGACACTCGAAAACGGTGGAACCAGGGGAAAACTGATTCTGGTCCCCTGAGAAACCCCGGGCGGGGCTCCTGGAATTACTACACGAAAGAAGTGAAATTATGACGGTTGTGGAAGAAAAAGCCAAGTCGGAATCGGATCGGCGCAGATCTCGATTACCCTCCTTGACCGGGATGCGCTTCCTCGCGGCGCTGGCGGTTTTCGGATTTCATTCCTCACTACAGATACCCGCCAATTCGGTGTTCGCGCACGACGGTGTGGCCGACACGTACCAGAAGATCATGTCCCAGGCCGGTGCGGCGGGCGTCACGTTCTTCTTCGTGTTGAGCGGCTTCGTGATGACCTGGTCGTACAAGCCGCACGACCGCAACGTGGACTTCTGGCGCCGCAGGCTGGTCAAGATCTACCCGAATCACGTGGTGACGTGGGCTGTTGCGCTGCTGCTGTTCGCGGCCGTCTACACGCACCCCTACCAGGCCGTGGCCAACCTGTTTCTCGTGCAGGCGTGGATCCCGGAGTACGACACCTACCTCAGCGTCAATCCGCCGAGCTGGTCGTTGTCCACCGAAGTGGCCTTCTACCTGCTCTTTCCGCTGGTGTTCGCGGTAGCGCGCAAAATTCGCGAGCAGTATCTGTGGTGGTTTGTCTGGCTGACCGTGGCGCTGGTGGCGATCACCGCCCTGGTGGCCTACGTCCTGTTGCCGGAGCATCCGCGTCCACCGGACGGCCTCCCGATCTCCACTTACCAGTACTGGGTGAACTACGTCTTTCCACCGCTGCGGCTGTTCGATTTCTTCCTCGGCATACTGCTGGCCCGCATCGTGCTGGCCGGAAGGTGGGTGCGTCTCGGGATCGGTCCACTGGTGTTGGCGCTGCTCGGTTGCTATACCGTTTCCCTGTTCGTGCCTTACCTCTACGGCATGCGCGCGGTGTGCATCGTTCCGCTGGCACTGCTGATCCCCGCGATCGCGACGTCCGATGTTCGAGGTGAGCGTTCGTTCCTCCGTGGCCGCACCATGGTATGGCTCGGTGAGATCTCCTTCGCCTTCTACCTGGTGCACGCCATAGTGCTCGTCACGGGACGCGAGCTGCTGGGAGAC
This portion of the Actinopolyspora lacussalsi genome encodes:
- a CDS encoding L-ribulose-5-phosphate 3-epimerase (product_source=KO:K03079; cath_funfam=3.20.20.150; cog=COG1082; ko=KO:K03079; pfam=PF01261; superfamily=51658); this encodes MTGGNPAIGLAEWRLPVRGAEAVELAASYGVRGIQLDFGGSGRGVPLDTPGRARSLRREANGSGVELLAVAGNLLNDIGLTAPERSRAARSARGAVIALLDSAVSLGVRLVLVPSFRASTIDGPEELERTVSVLRWAAEEARTRNLVLANENVLSPTTAVELFERVGSDSFRLVLDTGNPDVEGTDVPGLVRTLGPRIADQVHLKDGPLGLGDEWRGSGEIRATELSRAFARSGISVNWLILENDYRVADPRVIGLDVAAARRFADRIVPTKTGDSG
- a CDS encoding threonine dehydrogenase-like Zn-dependent dehydrogenase (product_source=COG1063; cath_funfam=3.90.180.10; cog=COG1063; pfam=PF08240; superfamily=50129,51905); protein product: MTGNAQPRNNALVRAGARVTVRQRPTPVPAAGELVVATEVAGLCGTDIQILRGSRKESASVLGHEGIATVVSVGEGIRDSFSPGDAVVINPTHPNDPGFLLGHNVDGLLQRRTLVPATAIRAGLVLGLDRRPEAELAALVEPLAVVNYALRALSRFRPSTLLVVGDGTIGQLAVRSAARWATTVKRTVLVHHGESGRQWTLRSGLPPDDSLVDGEDMTGMLREGPVGVLLATPRESTGPCLERVLRSVGDGSVIDVIGGVPPGLTVKSLPGTDLAGIRAANLAGRPDVPLTAERTATTGSRINLFGHRGVSNAHLGTAVSELVRSPERYRELITHIGDLEYASRIMSDLARGNERIADGRRVIKLAVRVTPTCRKGDD
- a CDS encoding NADPH:quinone reductase-like Zn-dependent oxidoreductase (product_source=COG0604; cath_funfam=3.90.180.10; cog=COG0604; pfam=PF08240,PF13602; superfamily=50129,51735), with translation MRAVRIEETGDPEVVGIERVEDPAVGAGDVLIEVVAAGVNPIDVATRNGTVPTDLPAVLGWDVSGTVRDAGEDVTRFGVGDPVIAMSAQAATGRGTHAEYVALPESLLAPAPRELDQVEAAALPLAGLTASQTVTELGSPSNGAEELLVVGAQGAVGSLVVQLARLNGWRISTFVRPSDVTRKPPRGVLRQYSEEHPPPPAGFSAVVDTAGVPEHLRSVCDEGRYLTTTPFAQPEPSRGVRIVLIGVEQDGDELARLGTLVDEGSIEPGKPSAVVDFERADWAHRTLENGGTRGKLILVP
- a CDS encoding sugar-phosphatase (product_source=KO:K19270; cath_funfam=3.40.50.1000; cog=COG0637; ko=KO:K19270; pfam=PF13419; superfamily=56784; tigrfam=TIGR01509); amino-acid sequence: MHVFLSFSALLFDMDGTLVDSTVVVERTWRRFARRHGIDASEVLADAHGRPTGETVLRFAPDGVDVARETATLVAEEVEDIEGVVQVPGAAEFLRRVPESRMAVVTSASRELAVRRMEAAGVPLPSVLVTADDISSGKPDPEGYLKAAELLGVPPSSTVVFEDAESGLLAAEAAGATPVVVGSHDRASAAGRIGIRDFHAISVAGFDEDERVGISFE
- a CDS encoding NAD(P)-dependent dehydrogenase (short-subunit alcohol dehydrogenase family) (product_source=COG1028; cath_funfam=3.40.50.720; cog=COG1028; pfam=PF00106; superfamily=51735), encoding MTQSDDESPAGKRALVVGGSTGIGRGIADAWAAEGMDVVVLSRSEPSDASSSNLRWEPLDLLDAAKTKERLADLAVDPLLAVCFSAVDYGAKRAPLGEVTEAEWRTQFEINLHGLWLTLSATLPALRASAPGLFVGVSSEVVHNAGPMRSGYAATKAAGSALLDSVRLEESTDEIRIVQVLPEGMVDTPGIRRRRSSDFDFSSYMTPDTFAPLAAELVRTRGAEFQGDSLVVGSGGDWRSLSSGTPVSQSRRAGS
- a CDS encoding L-iditol 2-dehydrogenase (product_source=KO:K00008; cath_funfam=3.90.180.10; cog=COG1063; ko=KO:K00008; pfam=PF00107,PF08240; superfamily=50129,51735; tigrfam=TIGR01202), with the protein product MPVHEPAPGHCLVAVEHVGLCGTDLGFYTGTSSYLHTGRKSYPFVLGHEWSGEVVLTGEGVTGLREGDRVSGHNFRRCGSCAVCAAGGTFHCPYRTEMGVVGEEPGAASEYLSVPAETVHRIPDGVGNRAAALLEPCSASVHALRRLAVSGADSVAILGAGTLGLAAAQLAVSRGASVTVLDPNPRLASLAAELGTDRVADPDEVRSGNYDVVVEASGASEAVRQAIRLCGQNARLAQLGTPHGPVDAVPVDEAVGKNLVTHNVLSGADHWPQLLEEVASGNLRLEPMVDREFSFHEADKAFERLNDSGRDRPKVLLNIR
- a CDS encoding peptidoglycan/LPS O-acetylase OafA/YrhL (product_source=COG1835; cog=COG1835; pfam=PF01757; superfamily=103460,55267; transmembrane_helix_parts=Inside_1_6,TMhelix_7_29,Outside_30_38,TMhelix_39_61,Inside_62_80,TMhelix_81_103,Outside_104_129,TMhelix_130_149,Inside_150_155,TMhelix_156_178,Outside_179_197,TMhelix_198_220,Inside_221_224,TMhelix_225_247,Outside_248_250,TMhelix_251_273,Inside_274_285,TMhelix_286_305,Outside_306_319,TMhelix_320_342,Inside_343_397), whose product is MTGMRFLAALAVFGFHSSLQIPANSVFAHDGVADTYQKIMSQAGAAGVTFFFVLSGFVMTWSYKPHDRNVDFWRRRLVKIYPNHVVTWAVALLLFAAVYTHPYQAVANLFLVQAWIPEYDTYLSVNPPSWSLSTEVAFYLLFPLVFAVARKIREQYLWWFVWLTVALVAITALVAYVLLPEHPRPPDGLPISTYQYWVNYVFPPLRLFDFFLGILLARIVLAGRWVRLGIGPLVLALLGCYTVSLFVPYLYGMRAVCIVPLALLIPAIATSDVRGERSFLRGRTMVWLGEISFAFYLVHAIVLVTGRELLGDSYFGTPLATGVLLLYLVLSILLAWALYEFVEKPTTKHWSKPKKKGSGKRNSAATENLGAGGSRNDRAVDSAVGENESRSSATADR